TTCTGGAGCGATGTTTGGCACATTTGTTTCTAGTAGTGCAGCTGAACAAATTTTATATTTTAGCGTTGCATTTTTTGCCTATTTTTTTATTCTTACAAAGGGCGTGAAAAGTGGCATTGAGCGTGTAAATTTATGGCTTATTCCTATACTTTTTGTTCTTTTGCTCTTGATGCTTGGATATTCGATGAGCATGGATGGATTTGACAAAGCAGCTAAATTTTTACTCGTGCCTGATTTTAACAAAGTTACTCAAGAGTCTATCATTATGGCACTTGGGCTTGCATTTTTCACGATGTGCGTCGGAATCGGTTGCGTTCTTACGTATTCGGCAAGTTTGGATGATAGGACAAATTTGTTTACCTCTTCGCTTTATGTGGTTGTGCTAAACATTGTCATTAGCGTCATAATCGGACTTATTGTTTTTACCTTTGTTTTTGAGTTTAATGCTGAGCCTTCGCAGGGTGCCGGACTTGCTTTTATATCTTTGCCTACGCTATTTGCTAAACTTGGATTGCTTGGAAATATTCTATCTTTTCTGTTTTTTGTTACACTTATATTTGCAGGACTTACATCAGCTATTTCTATGGTTGAGCCTTGTATATTTTATCTTAATCAAAATTATGGACTAAGTCGCTTAAAATCTATTTTTATCGTCGGCAGTGTCGTTTATCTGCTTGGTGTGCTTTGTGCTCTTTCAAATATCGATGGCATAAAAGATAGCTTGACATTTTTTGGTAAGACCTTCTTTGATTGCCTTGATTATCTTAGCTCAAACATTATGCTTCCACTTGGCGGTATTATAATATCGATTTTTGTTGGTTATTTTATAAAATTTAATGTTTTGCGAGAGCTTTTCATTCCTTATATGGGCGAAATAGTATTTAAAATTTGGTATTTTTGTCTACGTTTTGTCGCACCGTTTTGCGTCCTTATCGTGATGATAAATGCACTATTTTTTAACAAAGGATAAAATTTTGTCAAAGATTGAGAGATTTTTTGATAAATTTGGAAATTTTATCGGATATATTTGTATGATTTTGATGGCGTTGATGATAGTTGATGTCTTTTTTAACGTTATCGCAAGATACTTTTTTAAATACGGAAATGTCGGATTTCAAGAGCTTGAGTGGCATCTATTCTCGGTTATATTTTTGCTTGGTATGAGTTATGCGTTAAAAGAGGATGCACACGTTCGCGTTGATATATTTTATACTAAATTTAACCCCAAAACAAAAGCTATGATAAATATGCTGGGAGCTATATTTTTTATAATTCCATTTGCACTTCTGATAGGATTTTTGTCGATTGATTTTGTGTTTGAAGCATTTACTTCAAATGAAGCTAGTGCCGATCCTGGCGGTCTAACTCACAGATGGATCGTAAAGTCTTTCATACCGATCTCGGTATTCTTGCTTATATTTTTTGCTATTGGTTTTTTTATTAAAAATTTAAACAAATACCTAGTGGCAAAAAAGGATTAGTATGGCTGGTATCGTTATGTTTGTTGCTGCACTTTTGATGCTTGGTATTGGCTTTGGTGTTGCATTTACTTTTGGTGCTGTTGCTATGATATTTGGATTTATTGGTGCGATGGCGGAGAGCTTTGCCGATGGAGATGGATTGATTGGTAGCTTTACAATATTTAAAGATATGTTTGCATTTATGCCTTATAGAATTTATTCTATAATGGAAAATAAAATTTTAATTGCCGTCCCGCTTTTTGTATTTATGGGTATCGTGCTTCAAAAGGCTAAACTTGCTGAGAAATTACTTGAAAGTATTGCTTTGCTTTTTGGTGAAATTCGTGGAGGCATAGCCATTAGCACTGTATTAGTTGGTGCCTTGCTTGCTGCTTCGACTGGTGTTGTTGGTGCGAGTGTTGTCGCAATGGGTGTTATTAGTCTACCTG
This portion of the Campylobacter anatolicus genome encodes:
- a CDS encoding sodium-dependent transporter; translated protein: MAERFSKLGFILSIVGAAVGLGNAWKFPYMVGNNGGSAFVLLYLFFALVVGLSIFFAEMAMGKISRTDTVNAFKTLAPSHKNAWGMVGVIMITGVFVASFYTLIIGWVIKYAVLSLGTLPSDINASGAMFGTFVSSSAAEQILYFSVAFFAYFFILTKGVKSGIERVNLWLIPILFVLLLLMLGYSMSMDGFDKAAKFLLVPDFNKVTQESIIMALGLAFFTMCVGIGCVLTYSASLDDRTNLFTSSLYVVVLNIVISVIIGLIVFTFVFEFNAEPSQGAGLAFISLPTLFAKLGLLGNILSFLFFVTLIFAGLTSAISMVEPCIFYLNQNYGLSRLKSIFIVGSVVYLLGVLCALSNIDGIKDSLTFFGKTFFDCLDYLSSNIMLPLGGIIISIFVGYFIKFNVLRELFIPYMGEIVFKIWYFCLRFVAPFCVLIVMINALFFNKG
- a CDS encoding TRAP transporter small permease subunit; its protein translation is MSKIERFFDKFGNFIGYICMILMALMIVDVFFNVIARYFFKYGNVGFQELEWHLFSVIFLLGMSYALKEDAHVRVDIFYTKFNPKTKAMINMLGAIFFIIPFALLIGFLSIDFVFEAFTSNEASADPGGLTHRWIVKSFIPISVFLLIFFAIGFFIKNLNKYLVAKKD